One Atribacteraceae bacterium genomic window, ATGGACTGCTCTATCCGTTTCGGTAAAGACGGCTATCGGGCTGATCATCGCCTTGCTCCTTAATATTAAATTTACCGGTCGAAAACTGGCCCGGACCCTGGTGATCATTCCCTGGGCCAGTTCCGTTCCGATCAGCGCCATGATGTGGCAGTGGACCTATAATGCTGACTTTGGATTACTCAACCATACATTACGGGTACTGGGGATTTCCGATCCGCCCATTTGGCTGGCTTTTCCCCGAACGGCCTTTTTAGCCAATATCTGGGTGGATATCTGGTGCGGGATTCCTTTTATGGCCCTGGTTTTTCTGGCTGGTTTGCAGGCCATTCCCCAGGAATTGTACGAAGCGGCCGAGGTGGATGGAGCAACCTCCTGGTTGAAATTCCGTTATGTGACCATGCCGCTCCTCAGTGGGATAATGATCGTAGCGACCCTTTTGTCCACCCTGTGGACCTTCAATAGCTTCAACATCATCTGGATACTGACTATGGGCGGTCCGGCCGGGACCACCGATATATTGGTTACCCATATCTATAGATATTCTTTTCTGTACCAGAGATGGGGACCGGCTGCGGCTATGGCTGTGATCACCTTTATGATGCTTCTGACGGTGAGCATTGCTTATGCGCGTCGCTATTTTCGAGAAGGAGCGGCATAACCATGAAAGGATACCGATACCTGGTATATCCGGCGATCGTTTTTATTCTGGCTGTTTTGCTCTTTCCTTTTTTTGTAACGATATCCACCGCCTTGAAGCCTTTGGAGGAAGTCTACGCCGCTCCTCCCCACTGGATACCTCGGAATGTTCAACTGGAGAATTTTTCGGTTATCTGGACGAAATACCCCCTCTGGGCATATTTCCGTAACAGTTTTATCGTC contains:
- a CDS encoding sugar ABC transporter permease, whose protein sequence is MRTPPFVKKEMMIRKGKFWKTESTFAYLLLLPATVFLIVFMFYPIFSVILMSFFQVNRLGQLMAFDPLGNYRFLAGRPDFWQIIIRTCVWTALSVSVKTAIGLIIALLLNIKFTGRKLARTLVIIPWASSVPISAMMWQWTYNADFGLLNHTLRVLGISDPPIWLAFPRTAFLANIWVDIWCGIPFMALVFLAGLQAIPQELYEAAEVDGATSWLKFRYVTMPLLSGIMIVATLLSTLWTFNSFNIIWILTMGGPAGTTDILVTHIYRYSFLYQRWGPAAAMAVITFMMLLTVSIAYARRYFREGAA